One genomic segment of Paenibacillus sp. FSL H8-0332 includes these proteins:
- a CDS encoding OFA family MFS transporter, with the protein MTTTMTSKRWLIVLGTVIMQMGLGTIYTWSLFNAHLVSTFGFELSSVSITFSITSFALAFATLFAGKLQDRFGLRRLTAASGILLGLGLILSSQASSLPMFYLLAGVVVGYADGTAYITSLSNLMKWFPKNKGLISGVSVGAYGTGSLIFKYINGGLIESAGVSNAFLYWGLMVMMMILIGSLLVREAPVAAPVMGNQKLAASGTALLPKDYTVKEMLRTKEAYLLFVIFFTACMSGLYLIGIVKDIGVQLAGMDVATAANAVAMIAIFNTAGRLILGALSDRVSRTKLISITLAVTAAAMFILSYATLSYGLFFACVAAIAFCFGGNITVFPAIVSDFFGLKNHSKNYGIIYQGFGIGALSGSFIAAFLGGFKPTFNIIGLLCILACILAVSLQPPVARAAKAKGMSLKPSRHTA; encoded by the coding sequence ATGACAACGACAATGACCAGTAAACGGTGGCTCATCGTACTAGGTACAGTAATTATGCAAATGGGACTCGGTACCATCTACACCTGGAGCCTGTTCAATGCACATCTTGTCAGTACATTTGGGTTTGAGCTTAGCTCAGTTTCGATAACGTTTTCTATTACCAGCTTTGCCTTGGCCTTCGCCACACTGTTCGCAGGCAAGCTGCAGGACCGGTTCGGTCTCCGCAGACTGACCGCAGCTTCCGGCATACTGCTGGGGCTGGGGCTGATTCTAAGCTCGCAGGCCAGTTCCCTGCCGATGTTCTACCTGCTGGCTGGCGTAGTGGTCGGATATGCGGACGGAACGGCGTATATTACTTCGCTGTCCAACCTGATGAAGTGGTTCCCGAAGAATAAGGGACTGATCTCCGGGGTGTCCGTGGGTGCTTACGGAACGGGCAGTCTGATCTTCAAATACATCAACGGCGGCCTGATTGAATCGGCTGGGGTGTCGAATGCTTTTCTATACTGGGGCCTGATGGTCATGATGATGATCCTCATCGGCTCGCTGCTGGTCCGGGAAGCTCCGGTAGCTGCACCAGTCATGGGCAATCAGAAGCTGGCCGCCTCCGGGACTGCACTTCTGCCTAAAGATTATACGGTAAAAGAAATGCTCCGTACGAAGGAAGCCTACCTGCTGTTCGTGATCTTCTTCACCGCCTGCATGAGCGGCCTCTATCTGATCGGTATCGTAAAGGATATCGGTGTGCAGCTGGCGGGGATGGATGTGGCGACGGCGGCAAATGCTGTAGCGATGATTGCTATTTTCAATACGGCCGGACGCCTGATTCTTGGCGCATTATCCGACCGGGTAAGCCGGACCAAGCTGATTAGTATCACGCTGGCGGTAACGGCTGCGGCGATGTTTATCCTCAGCTATGCCACACTGAGCTATGGCCTGTTCTTCGCCTGCGTGGCAGCCATCGCCTTCTGCTTCGGCGGTAACATTACCGTCTTCCCGGCGATTGTCAGTGACTTCTTCGGCCTGAAGAATCACAGCAAGAACTACGGCATCATCTATCAGGGCTTCGGGATCGGCGCGCTATCCGGTTCGTTCATCGCTGCCTTCCTCGGCGGGTTCAAGCCTACTTTTAACATCATCGGACTGCTGTGTATTCTGGCTTGCATCCTGGCGGTTTCGCTGCAGCCTCCGGTAGCCAGAGCAGCCAAAGCCAAGGGAATGAGCCTGAAGCCATCACGGCATACGGCTTAA
- a CDS encoding LytTR family DNA-binding domain-containing protein, protein MRAIIVEDEVLARQELTYLIQTHSQFKIAAEFEDGLDALKYLQTDTVDVIFLDINIPSIDGVLLAHNISRFAVKPYIVFITAYKEHAAEAFEIEAFDYILKPYSETRIRAMLQKLEGAIAARSRQGEEGPVKLGSDKVNLWKNEKIIVVDADEIYYASAQEKTTSVITKGEEYSMALSISEFHTRLPQEQFFRCHRSYLVNLSKIKEIIPWFNNTYLLRLRDLNVEVPVSCSKVKEFRQIMRL, encoded by the coding sequence ATGAGAGCGATCATTGTCGAGGATGAAGTGCTGGCAAGACAGGAGCTTACGTATCTGATTCAGACCCATAGTCAGTTCAAGATTGCGGCGGAATTCGAGGACGGGCTGGATGCGCTGAAGTATCTGCAGACGGATACGGTGGATGTGATTTTCCTGGATATCAATATCCCTTCGATTGACGGGGTGCTGCTGGCCCATAATATCAGCCGGTTCGCGGTCAAGCCGTATATTGTGTTCATTACAGCCTATAAGGAGCATGCCGCCGAGGCGTTCGAGATTGAAGCATTCGACTATATTCTGAAGCCTTACAGCGAGACGCGGATCAGAGCGATGCTGCAGAAGCTGGAAGGTGCCATCGCGGCCAGAAGCCGCCAGGGGGAAGAGGGGCCGGTGAAGCTGGGCAGCGATAAGGTCAATCTGTGGAAAAATGAAAAGATTATCGTCGTCGATGCAGACGAGATCTATTATGCTTCGGCGCAGGAGAAAACAACGAGTGTGATCACCAAGGGGGAGGAATACAGCATGGCCCTAAGTATCAGCGAATTCCATACCCGCCTGCCACAGGAGCAGTTCTTCCGCTGTCACCGCTCCTATCTCGTCAATCTGTCCAAAATCAAGGAAATCATCCCCTGGTTCAACAATACCTATCTGCTTAGGCTGCGTGATCTGAATGTGGAGGTTCCAGTCAGCTGCAGCAAGGTGAAGGAATTCAGGCAGATTATGCGTCTCTAG